From Methylomonas sp. EFPC3, a single genomic window includes:
- a CDS encoding DEAD/DEAH box helicase: MPFSNLGLAEPLIRAVREAGYSAATPIQQQAIPLVLSGRDLLAAAQTGTGKTASFTLPILQRLATNPGASRNRPVRALILTPTRELAAQVAESVAKYGVHQQPRLKSDVVFGGVKINPQMLRLRGGVDILTATPGRLLDLVGQNAVKLNQVEMLVLDEADRMLDMGFIRDINKILALLPKTRQNLLFSATFSADIRRLAQTLLRNPAQVEIAAENAAADSVEQIAYAVEKPAKAGVLAHLIKSNDWRQVLVFTSTKHNANRLTEKLNAAQISAKAIHGNKSQGARTSALADFKTGDIRVLVATDVAARGIDIAKLPHVVNFELPRSSADYVHRIGRTGRAGRSGLAVSLVAADERSALRQVEKLIGNKIAFGSIAAAAPAAPAEAKPVRPSSTGK; encoded by the coding sequence ATGCCATTTTCCAATCTCGGCTTGGCCGAGCCTTTAATCCGCGCCGTCCGCGAAGCCGGTTACAGCGCGGCGACGCCGATTCAACAACAAGCAATTCCGCTGGTGCTTTCGGGCCGCGACTTGCTCGCCGCCGCCCAAACCGGCACCGGCAAAACCGCCAGCTTTACCTTGCCGATTCTGCAGCGTTTGGCGACCAATCCCGGCGCCAGCCGCAATCGGCCGGTCAGGGCGCTGATACTGACGCCAACCCGCGAATTAGCGGCGCAAGTGGCCGAATCGGTCGCCAAGTACGGCGTTCATCAACAGCCGCGCTTGAAATCCGACGTCGTGTTCGGCGGTGTCAAAATCAATCCGCAGATGCTGCGCTTGCGCGGTGGTGTCGATATCCTGACCGCGACGCCGGGGCGCTTGCTCGATTTGGTCGGCCAGAATGCCGTGAAACTGAATCAAGTTGAAATGCTGGTGCTGGACGAAGCGGACCGCATGCTGGACATGGGCTTCATCCGCGACATCAACAAGATTTTGGCCCTGCTGCCGAAAACCCGGCAGAACCTGCTGTTTTCAGCCACCTTTTCCGCCGACATTCGCCGATTGGCGCAAACGCTGCTGCGCAATCCGGCCCAAGTCGAAATCGCCGCCGAAAACGCCGCGGCCGACAGCGTCGAACAAATTGCCTATGCCGTGGAAAAACCGGCTAAGGCCGGGGTGCTGGCGCATTTGATTAAAAGCAACGACTGGCGGCAAGTGTTGGTTTTTACCAGCACCAAACACAATGCCAACCGGCTGACCGAGAAATTGAACGCGGCCCAAATCAGCGCCAAGGCGATCCACGGCAATAAAAGCCAGGGCGCCCGCACCAGCGCCTTGGCCGACTTCAAAACCGGCGACATCCGGGTGTTGGTCGCGACCGATGTCGCCGCACGCGGCATCGATATCGCCAAACTGCCGCACGTGGTCAATTTCGAATTGCCGCGTTCCTCGGCCGACTATGTGCACCGCATCGGCCGTACCGGCCGGGCCGGGCGGAGCGGGCTTGCCGTGTCCCTGGTTGCCGCCGACGAACGCAGTGCGTTACGGCAAGTGGAAAAGCTGATCGGTAATAAAATCGCCTTCGGCTCGATTGCCGCTGCTGCCCCCGCTGCTCCTGCGGAAGCGAAGCCCGTTCGGCCGAGTTCCACCGGAAAATAA
- a CDS encoding RNA-binding protein, whose amino-acid sequence MKRIFVGNLPSDATESTVTALFSEFGKVHSIELVIDMFSGKCRGFGYIGMEGHEARAAIAKLSGVQFGGNMLRVGFESGGGKQGRRR is encoded by the coding sequence TTGAAAAGAATATTTGTCGGCAATCTGCCTAGCGACGCGACCGAATCCACTGTCACGGCCCTGTTCTCCGAATTCGGCAAGGTGCATTCCATCGAACTCGTCATCGATATGTTCAGCGGCAAATGCCGCGGCTTCGGTTACATCGGCATGGAAGGCCATGAAGCCAGAGCGGCGATTGCCAAACTCAGCGGCGTCCAATTCGGCGGCAATATGCTCAGAGTTGGCTTCGAAAGTGGCGGCGGCAAACAGGGTAGACGCCGTTAA
- a CDS encoding cold-shock protein, translating to MSTITTGTVKWFNSDKGFGFIEQQSGPDVFVHFKNIINSGGYKTLEENQKVEFSIGRGPKGLQAENVKVI from the coding sequence ATGTCTACAATCACGACTGGCACCGTAAAATGGTTCAATTCCGATAAAGGCTTCGGCTTTATCGAGCAACAATCCGGCCCCGACGTTTTCGTTCATTTCAAAAACATCATCAATTCCGGCGGTTACAAAACTCTGGAAGAAAACCAAAAGGTCGAATTCAGCATCGGCCGTGGCCCTAAAGGCCTGCAAGCTGAAAACGTAAAAGTCATTTAA
- a CDS encoding diguanylate cyclase: MTGEPFKEANIAQNRAIARALIRRYAVALLLVAASSTAAWFSLRLVIAEQQSTAAIVNVSGRQRMLSQRTALFANLLVMTLPAGRPAIRASLQDAVDLMERSHRALTLGDPAMGLPANHSPTVEAMYFAGADGVDAQVNRYVAAVRQLLELSDDALTTNHPLLLQITRTAPTTLVSALDGMVKQYQAEGEANVRRIEATETAVWLLTLALLVLEAGLIFQPFASHIKRVVGKLQLLTDELQHHRDHLEELVRQRTTELQNKSAELAESMEKFRLISSAAQDAIVIIGRNAEVVHWNLAAERIFGYTETEALGRNLHELIVPLPMRELAHAGYRTFESTGQGIMIGKTLQTMSLRKNGDEFPIELSVSAIKLQNNWHALSIIRDVTQRKGDEDSLRSSEEQLRFVLEGAELGYWDWNISTGEVIRNPRWAEMLGYTHEEIRHTTQQWSDFVHPDDRAAAWQSIRDVIEGRSPSHKLEYRMLHKDGSIRWVLDQAKVMQRDVAGKPVRMSGTHSDITERKRLEAELTRQARTDYLTGISSRGYFLEQAEQELASALRYGNPLTMLMMDVDFFKQVNDIHGHRAGDAVLKKLADVCRETLREADIIGRLGGEEFAILLPQTDKGSAVEAAERLKEALGTAQVPHDGGKPLSFTVSIGAAALTGGDDSVDALLNRADQALYRAKESGRNRVCAAVD; this comes from the coding sequence ATGACCGGAGAGCCGTTTAAGGAAGCTAACATCGCGCAAAATCGTGCCATTGCCCGCGCCTTGATCAGGCGCTACGCCGTGGCGTTGCTGTTGGTTGCTGCGTCGTCTACCGCCGCCTGGTTCAGTTTGCGCTTGGTGATTGCAGAGCAGCAAAGCACGGCCGCGATCGTTAATGTCAGCGGCCGCCAGCGTATGCTCAGTCAGCGTACTGCATTGTTTGCCAATTTGTTGGTAATGACGCTGCCGGCCGGCCGGCCGGCCATCCGGGCCAGTTTGCAGGACGCTGTGGATTTGATGGAGCGTTCGCACCGGGCGCTGACGCTTGGCGATCCCGCCATGGGGTTGCCCGCCAACCATTCGCCGACGGTAGAGGCCATGTATTTTGCCGGTGCCGACGGCGTCGACGCTCAGGTGAACCGTTACGTCGCCGCGGTTCGGCAGTTGCTGGAACTAAGCGACGACGCGTTGACGACAAACCACCCGTTGCTGTTGCAGATCACGCGTACCGCGCCAACCACGCTGGTGTCGGCGCTGGACGGAATGGTCAAGCAATATCAGGCAGAGGGCGAGGCCAATGTCAGGCGCATCGAAGCCACCGAAACGGCGGTTTGGCTGCTGACTTTAGCCTTGCTCGTGCTCGAAGCCGGGTTGATTTTTCAACCGTTTGCCAGCCATATCAAACGTGTGGTCGGCAAACTGCAATTGCTTACCGACGAATTGCAACACCATCGGGATCACCTTGAAGAATTGGTGCGGCAACGTACCACGGAGTTGCAGAACAAAAGCGCGGAACTGGCGGAAAGCATGGAAAAGTTCCGCTTGATTAGTTCGGCGGCGCAGGATGCGATTGTCATCATCGGCAGGAACGCCGAGGTGGTGCACTGGAATCTGGCGGCGGAAAGAATTTTCGGTTACACCGAAACCGAAGCGCTGGGCCGAAACCTGCATGAGTTGATCGTGCCGTTACCGATGCGCGAGCTCGCGCATGCCGGTTACCGGACCTTCGAAAGCACCGGCCAGGGCATCATGATCGGTAAAACCCTGCAAACCATGTCCCTCAGAAAAAACGGGGACGAGTTTCCGATAGAGCTGTCGGTGTCGGCGATCAAATTGCAGAATAACTGGCATGCACTCAGCATTATTCGTGACGTTACTCAGCGGAAGGGCGACGAGGACAGTTTGCGCAGCAGCGAGGAGCAGCTCAGATTTGTGTTGGAAGGCGCCGAATTGGGCTATTGGGATTGGAATATCAGCACCGGCGAAGTAATCCGTAATCCCCGCTGGGCGGAAATGTTGGGATACACTCACGAGGAAATCCGCCATACCACGCAACAATGGAGCGATTTCGTGCATCCGGACGACCGGGCGGCGGCGTGGCAGTCGATTCGCGATGTGATCGAAGGCCGGTCGCCGTCGCACAAGCTGGAATACCGTATGCTGCACAAGGACGGCAGTATTCGTTGGGTTTTGGACCAAGCCAAAGTCATGCAGCGCGATGTGGCCGGCAAACCGGTTAGGATGAGCGGCACCCATTCCGATATCACCGAACGCAAACGGCTGGAGGCGGAGCTGACCCGGCAGGCGCGTACCGACTATTTGACCGGTATCAGTAGCCGCGGGTATTTCTTGGAACAGGCCGAGCAGGAACTCGCCAGCGCGTTGCGTTACGGCAATCCGTTGACGATGTTGATGATGGACGTGGATTTCTTCAAACAAGTCAACGACATTCACGGCCACCGCGCCGGTGACGCAGTATTGAAAAAATTGGCGGACGTTTGCCGGGAGACCTTGCGCGAAGCGGACATTATCGGCCGTCTGGGCGGCGAGGAGTTCGCGATCCTGTTGCCGCAAACCGATAAGGGAAGCGCGGTCGAGGCGGCTGAGCGGCTGAAAGAGGCGCTCGGCACTGCGCAAGTCCCGCACGATGGCGGCAAGCCGCTGAGTTTTACCGTTTCGATCGGTGCGGCCGCCTTAACCGGCGGAGACGACAGCGTCGATGCGTTGCTGAATCGGGCCGATCAGGCGCTTTACCGAGCCAAGGAAAGCGGGCGCAATCGGGTCTGCGCAGCCGTTGACTAG
- a CDS encoding EAL domain-containing protein → MPLALELEQRFSRMAAHLPGFVFTFRLSRDGRFSFPYASSGICDLYGLQAEQVAEDMAPLHAMAHPDDREMIEAALANSVKQRGLFHIEFRIIHPAKGIRWLEAKSAPAPDLGPEGEIEWHGIMLDITERKQIEQALQSSRVALEEAQRIGHIGSWDVDIVNDVLTWSDETFRIWEIDKTRFAATFESFVDTVHPDDRARVVQVYNASIVQRTHYEVEHRLLFPDGRVKYILERGQPYYDADGKPVRFIGTSLDITERKHIENTLQFIAQRRWQADGESFLSALARYLGETLAMDYVVVNRLLKGSGIAETVAMYAKGAMLPNTQYDLKGTPCANVIEGGALCCYTEQIRRLFPEDGLLVEMDVESYVGLPLLDSSGQAVGLIAVMDGKPMHDLAGVTALLQLVATRAAAELEREQSERLLNESHQFLDRVIETIADPVFVKDREHRWVRLNQAFCEFIGQPMDTLLGQRDCDFFSAQQAAVFRINDDAVFASGEENVSEVTFTDRAGNAHTIIIKKTRCNDERGQQFLVGTILDITERKRREQELARLHYAIDRVEESVCLIDAHARIRYVNAHACQALGYSKDEMLGLSVPDIDPNYQHAIWPEHWRELRENGSLTFESCHQTKDGRMFPVEVVANYFEADGQGYNMAMVRNISERKQMESALAERQQEFRTLIENLPTYVLRLDWSLHHTYVNPAFVEAVDLPEADILGSHVTAFWRATNVTVDDYIALLRRVLSSGKREDVTLEWRNKQEVLYSHLVRISPECNANGEIRGLLVLGFDMTKHRREQLLDIERRRVFERMAQSGDLCEILTQIALYVESACPGCRCRIQLLDQTGKRLIQGVAPSFSIPCPVHGQGVAVGEPGCGCAMVFDRAEPLIIEDMRLATASEKCRAFAAATGMVSSWSDPIIGSSGQQLGVITLYRGQPGEPNELNLGRLRYASHLSAIAIERKRIEEQMQHQASYDTLTGLPNRRMFRDRLHEEIGKAARGGESLALLFIDLDRFKEVNDTLGHEIGDLLLVEAAQRIRASVRETDTVARLGGDEFIVILPRVDDMSHLGRIAQNIVGDISKPFSLDIHTVYISASIGIAAYPFDTVNADSLVGCADQAMYAVKQQGRNGFSFFTPAMQQQAQNRLQLASDLREAWVKSQLQVHYQPIVDIASGLIVKAEALLRWRHPQRGMVPPDQFISIAEENGLIHDIGDWVFRQAVETARCWNADSRLIRQISVNLSPRQFIKGDFYVSWLADLAQTGLTPAHIVIEITEGLLLDDRPDILQIIKHLGQVGMQVALDDFGTGYSAMAYLKRFPIDYLKIDRSFVRDLESDSNDRAIAEAIVVMAHKLGLKTIAEGVETLGQRDLLAAAGCDFVQGYLYAKPMPAEELLAFPLPASHFS, encoded by the coding sequence ATGCCGTTGGCCTTAGAATTGGAACAGCGTTTTTCGCGGATGGCGGCCCATCTGCCGGGTTTTGTGTTTACCTTTCGCTTGTCGCGGGATGGCCGTTTCAGCTTTCCCTATGCGAGCAGCGGCATATGCGATTTATACGGTCTGCAAGCGGAGCAGGTGGCCGAGGACATGGCTCCGTTGCATGCTATGGCCCATCCGGATGACAGGGAAATGATCGAGGCCGCGTTGGCCAACTCGGTGAAACAGCGGGGGCTGTTTCATATCGAGTTTCGTATCATTCACCCCGCCAAGGGAATCCGCTGGCTCGAAGCCAAGTCCGCGCCAGCCCCGGATCTGGGCCCCGAGGGTGAGATCGAGTGGCATGGCATCATGCTGGATATCACCGAGCGCAAGCAGATCGAACAAGCCTTGCAGTCCAGTCGAGTGGCGCTGGAAGAAGCCCAACGCATCGGTCATATTGGCAGTTGGGATGTCGATATCGTCAATGATGTGTTGACCTGGTCGGACGAGACCTTTCGCATCTGGGAAATCGACAAGACCCGGTTCGCTGCAACGTTTGAATCCTTCGTCGACACGGTTCATCCCGACGACAGAGCGCGAGTGGTGCAGGTGTATAACGCATCGATTGTGCAACGGACGCACTATGAAGTCGAACATCGTTTGTTGTTCCCGGATGGTCGCGTCAAATACATCCTCGAACGCGGTCAACCTTACTACGATGCCGACGGCAAGCCGGTGCGCTTTATCGGCACATCGCTCGATATCACTGAACGCAAGCACATCGAGAACACCCTGCAATTCATTGCGCAACGGCGTTGGCAGGCCGACGGCGAATCGTTTTTGTCGGCACTTGCCCGTTACTTGGGCGAGACGCTGGCAATGGATTATGTAGTCGTCAACCGGTTGCTGAAAGGCTCGGGGATTGCCGAAACCGTAGCGATGTACGCTAAGGGGGCTATGTTGCCCAATACCCAATACGACTTAAAAGGGACGCCTTGCGCCAACGTGATCGAGGGCGGCGCGTTATGTTGTTACACGGAGCAGATACGGCGCCTGTTCCCGGAAGATGGATTGCTGGTTGAAATGGATGTCGAGAGCTATGTCGGGCTACCGCTGCTGGATTCGTCGGGCCAGGCGGTCGGTTTGATTGCCGTGATGGACGGCAAGCCGATGCACGACCTCGCCGGTGTGACCGCCTTGTTGCAACTGGTGGCGACCCGTGCGGCAGCCGAGCTGGAACGCGAGCAGTCGGAACGCCTGCTCAATGAGTCCCACCAATTTCTCGACAGGGTGATCGAAACGATCGCCGACCCGGTGTTCGTCAAAGACCGTGAGCATCGCTGGGTCAGGCTCAACCAGGCTTTTTGCGAGTTCATCGGCCAGCCGATGGACACCTTATTGGGGCAGCGCGATTGCGATTTTTTTTCCGCGCAGCAGGCCGCCGTATTCCGGATTAATGACGATGCGGTGTTCGCCAGCGGCGAGGAGAATGTCAGCGAGGTGACGTTTACCGACCGCGCAGGCAACGCCCATACCATCATCATCAAGAAAACCCGCTGCAACGACGAGCGTGGCCAACAGTTCCTGGTGGGTACCATACTGGACATCACCGAGCGCAAACGACGCGAGCAAGAGCTGGCCCGCCTGCACTATGCCATCGATCGGGTCGAGGAATCGGTTTGTCTGATCGACGCCCATGCCCGCATCCGATACGTCAATGCGCACGCCTGCCAAGCACTGGGTTATAGCAAAGACGAAATGTTGGGCTTGAGCGTCCCGGATATCGACCCCAACTACCAGCATGCGATCTGGCCCGAACATTGGCGCGAGCTGCGGGAGAACGGCTCCTTGACCTTTGAGTCCTGCCACCAGACCAAGGACGGGCGAATGTTTCCGGTCGAGGTGGTCGCCAACTATTTCGAAGCCGACGGCCAAGGCTACAACATGGCCATGGTCCGTAACATCAGCGAACGCAAGCAGATGGAGTCTGCACTGGCCGAACGCCAACAAGAATTTCGCACACTGATCGAAAACTTGCCGACCTACGTGCTGCGTCTGGACTGGAGCTTGCACCACACCTACGTCAACCCGGCTTTCGTGGAAGCTGTCGATCTACCGGAAGCAGACATCCTGGGTTCGCATGTAACCGCATTCTGGCGGGCGACCAATGTGACGGTCGATGATTACATCGCCTTGTTGCGGCGGGTGTTGTCGTCCGGCAAACGTGAAGATGTGACGTTGGAATGGCGCAATAAGCAGGAGGTCTTGTACAGCCATCTGGTGCGTATCTCGCCGGAGTGTAATGCAAACGGGGAAATACGCGGTTTGCTGGTGTTGGGTTTCGACATGACCAAACATCGACGAGAGCAACTGTTGGATATTGAACGTCGACGGGTATTCGAGCGCATGGCTCAAAGCGGTGACCTGTGCGAGATACTCACGCAAATCGCACTCTATGTCGAGTCTGCCTGTCCCGGTTGTCGTTGTCGGATTCAATTGCTGGATCAAACTGGCAAGCGTTTGATTCAGGGGGTGGCGCCGTCGTTTTCCATTCCTTGCCCCGTGCATGGGCAAGGCGTGGCAGTGGGCGAGCCGGGTTGCGGCTGTGCCATGGTATTCGATCGGGCCGAGCCTTTGATCATAGAGGATATGCGCTTGGCCACCGCTTCCGAAAAGTGTCGCGCGTTTGCCGCGGCAACCGGAATGGTCTCCAGTTGGTCGGATCCGATTATCGGCTCTTCCGGCCAGCAATTGGGCGTCATCACCCTGTATCGCGGCCAACCCGGCGAGCCGAATGAATTGAACCTGGGACGACTGCGCTATGCCAGTCATTTGAGCGCTATCGCTATCGAGCGCAAGCGCATCGAAGAACAGATGCAACATCAGGCCAGCTACGACACTTTGACCGGATTGCCCAACCGGCGCATGTTTCGCGACCGCTTGCACGAAGAAATCGGCAAAGCCGCCCGTGGCGGCGAGAGTCTGGCTCTGCTATTTATCGATTTGGATCGTTTCAAGGAAGTCAACGACACGCTGGGTCACGAAATCGGCGATCTGTTATTAGTCGAAGCCGCCCAGCGGATTCGTGCTTCCGTTCGCGAAACCGATACTGTCGCTCGGCTGGGCGGGGACGAATTCATTGTCATCTTGCCGCGGGTGGATGACATGTCGCACCTCGGTCGAATCGCGCAAAACATCGTCGGCGACATTAGCAAGCCATTCAGCTTGGATATACACACCGTGTATATTTCCGCCAGCATCGGGATTGCCGCTTATCCTTTCGATACAGTCAATGCCGACAGCTTGGTCGGTTGCGCCGACCAGGCCATGTATGCCGTGAAACAACAGGGGCGCAACGGTTTTAGCTTTTTCACGCCCGCCATGCAGCAACAAGCGCAAAACCGCTTGCAACTTGCCAGTGATTTACGCGAGGCCTGGGTCAAAAGCCAATTGCAAGTTCACTATCAACCGATTGTCGACATTGCCAGCGGCCTGATCGTTAAGGCCGAAGCGCTTCTGCGCTGGCGGCATCCGCAACGCGGCATGGTGCCGCCCGACCAATTCATCTCGATTGCCGAGGAAAACGGGCTGATCCACGACATCGGCGATTGGGTCTTTCGTCAGGCCGTGGAAACCGCCCGGTGTTGGAACGCCGACAGTCGGCTCATCCGGCAAATTAGCGTCAATTTGTCGCCGCGCCAATTTATCAAGGGTGACTTTTACGTGTCTTGGCTGGCTGATTTGGCGCAAACCGGGCTCACGCCGGCACACATCGTCATCGAAATCACCGAGGGCTTATTGCTGGACGATCGTCCCGACATCCTGCAAATCATCAAACATCTGGGTCAGGTCGGCATGCAGGTGGCGTTAGACGACTTCGGCACCGGCTATTCGGCGATGGCTTACTTAAAAAGATTCCCCATCGACTACCTGAAGATCGATCGTTCGTTTGTGCGCGACCTGGAAAGCGATTCCAACGATCGTGCGATCGCGGAAGCGATTGTCGTGATGGCCCACAAGTTGGGTTTAAAAACCATTGCCGAAGGGGTGGAGACACTGGGGCAGCGCGATCTTCTGGCGGCGGCCGGTTGCGACTTCGTGCAAGGCTATCTGTATGCCAAGCCGATGCCGGCCGAGGAATTATTGGCGTTTCCGCTGCCGGCTTCCCACTTTTCATAA